The following proteins are encoded in a genomic region of Oncorhynchus gorbuscha isolate QuinsamMale2020 ecotype Even-year linkage group LG11, OgorEven_v1.0, whole genome shotgun sequence:
- the LOC124048626 gene encoding E3 ubiquitin-protein ligase KCMF1, with protein sequence MSRHEGVSCDACLKGNFRGRRYKCLICYDYDLCASCYESGATTTRHTTEHAMQCILTRVDFDLYYGGEAFSVEQPQSFSCPYCGKMGYTETSLQEHVASEHTETSTEVICPICAALPGGDPNHVTDDFAAHLTLEHRAPRDLDESSGVRHVRRMFHPGRGLGGPRARRTNMHFTSSSTGGLSSSQSSSYSPSNREAMDPIAELLSQLSGVRRSAGGQLNSSGPSASQLQQLQMQLQLERQQAQAARQQLETARNTTRRSNPGGNISATIPPPSAVANSAGVAESNPMASHSSQFLLTRLNEPKMSEAERQVLEGERADRSLFVQELLLSTLMREESSSSDEDERRDFASFGAMGCVDIMPLDVALENLNLKESGTGSYGSSSRSSKEPPPPPL encoded by the exons ATGTCCCGACATGAGG GTGTGAGCTGTGACGCGTGTTTAAAAGGGAACTTCAGAGGGCGCCGGTACAAGTGTTTAATTTGCTACGACTACGACCTGTGCGCGTCGTGCTACGAGAGCGGCGCCACCACAACGAGACACACGACAGAACACGCCATGCAGTGTATATTAACCAGGGTAGACTTTG ACCTGTATTACGGCGGTGAGGCGTTCTCAGTAGAGCAGCCCCAGAGCTTTTCTTGTCCTTACTGTGGTAAAATGGGATACACAGAGACATCCCTACAGGAGCATGTCGCCTCCGAGCATACAGAGACCTCCACAGAGGTG ATCTGTCCAATATGTGCTGCGTTGCCGGGCGGGGACCCCAATCATGTGACCGACGACTTTGCTGCTCATCTCACACTTGAACACAGAGCACCTAGAGATTTA GATGAGTCCAGCGGCGTCCGGCACGTGCGTCGGATGTTCCACCCCGGTCGCGGGCTGGGCGGTCCCAGGGCACGCAGGACCAACATGCACTTTACTAGCAGCTCCACCGGGGGGCTCTCCTCCTCACAGAGCTCCTCGTACTCACCCAGTAACAGGGAAGCCATGGACCCCATAGCAG AGCTGTTGTCTCAGCTGTCGGGCGTGCGGCGCTCGGCGGGCGGCCAGCTCAACTCGTCGGGCCCGTCCGCATCTCAGCTGCAGCAGTTACAGATGCAGTTGCAGCTGGAGCGCCAGCAGGCCCAGGCGGCCCGGCAACAGCTGGAGACGGCCAGGAACACCACGCGACGCTCCAACCCCGGCGGCAACATCAGCGCCACCATCCCCCCGCCCAGCGCCGTCGCCAACTCGGCCGGCGTGGCCGAGAGCAACCCCATGGCCTCCCACAGCTCCCAGTTCCTGCTCACACG GTTAAACGAGCCCAAGATGTCGGAGGCGGAGCGGCAGGTGCTGGAGGGCGAGCGCGCCGACCGCAGCCTGTTCGTTCAGGAGCTGCTGCTGAGCACGCTGATGCGCGAGGAGAGCTCTTCCTCGGACGAGGACGAGCGGCGAGATTTCGCCAGCTTTGGGGCCATGGGCTGCGTGGATATCATGCCTTTAGACGTGGCCCTGGAGAATCTCAACCTCAAGGAGAGCGGTACAGGCAGCTACGGCAGCAGCTCGAGGAGCTCTAAGGAGCCTCCACCGCCTCCTCTTTGA